In Streptococcus respiraculi, one DNA window encodes the following:
- a CDS encoding SDR family NAD(P)-dependent oxidoreductase: MRKILITGASGGLVQAMVPLLADDFLILLGRDKAKMERLYASHANKLVCDTDLRDEAALKDLLSQLEEQVGGIDILVNNAGYGRFADFKDFSSREVREMFEINTFALMTLSRLVGEQMKQAQKGQIINIVSMAGLIASSKSSVYSATKFAAIGFSNALRLELAASNVVVTTVNPGPIATTFFEQADPEGAYLESVKAFLLQPDEVACKIVGVMGTKKRELSLPWTLALAYKCYTLFPNLADFLARTVFNYK; this comes from the coding sequence ATGAGGAAGATTCTGATAACAGGGGCTTCTGGTGGTCTAGTCCAAGCTATGGTGCCGCTTTTGGCGGATGATTTTCTGATTTTACTGGGGCGCGATAAGGCAAAAATGGAGCGCCTTTATGCCAGTCATGCCAACAAGTTGGTCTGTGATACGGATCTTCGGGATGAGGCTGCCTTGAAAGACTTGCTCAGTCAGCTAGAGGAACAAGTTGGGGGTATTGATATCTTGGTCAATAATGCAGGCTATGGTCGCTTTGCAGATTTTAAAGATTTTTCGAGTCGGGAAGTGCGGGAAATGTTTGAAATCAATACTTTCGCTCTGATGACCTTGTCCCGCTTGGTTGGTGAGCAGATGAAGCAGGCGCAAAAAGGTCAGATTATCAATATCGTCAGCATGGCAGGGTTAATTGCTTCTAGCAAGTCCTCGGTCTATTCAGCGACCAAGTTTGCGGCCATTGGTTTTTCAAATGCCCTGCGTTTAGAGCTAGCGGCGTCTAATGTCGTGGTAACTACGGTCAATCCGGGACCAATTGCAACAACCTTCTTTGAACAGGCTGATCCAGAAGGAGCTTATTTGGAGTCAGTCAAGGCTTTCTTATTACAGCCTGATGAGGTAGCATGTAAGATTGTCGGAGTCATGGGGACCAAAAAGCGGGAATTGAGCCTCCCATGGACGTTGGCACTTGCCTATAAATGCTATACCTTGTTTCCGAATTTAGCAGATTTTCTCGCACGTACTGTTTTTAATTATAAATAA
- the cls gene encoding cardiolipin synthase, which produces MKKLWRLIYSRTFIVLLLIVVTVGAILWTVTSATVLAPALLSVLQIFSIIVAISVINRPMNASFKLTWIVFIIGIPIFGALFYFILQSNIETKRYRKTFKRQSLLLRQYGHTSYKVLNALAEQDKNQLKLAHYMNQYVGYALHSNTDATYFSSGEAKFEALLEELRKAEKYIFMEYFIVDFGYMWDSILEILKEKAAQGVEVRFMYDGTNSLTLLPYNYYKTLRTYGIKAKVFSQIIPALSTVQNNRDHRKIAVIDGQVAFTGGVNIADEYINRKERFGYWKDAAIMVKGEAVANFTLMFLQMWNFNEKVQNNDLKYLKDHHDQEKSVIDSEGFFLPYGESPFDGDEVAKRVCLDMIQSATKYIYIMTPYLVLDDEMMDNLTYAAKRGVTVRLLLPHIYDKQSAYLASRTDFPTYLEAGIEIYEYTPGFVHSKVVLVDDKKATVGTVNMDFRSFYLNFECGLYIYKHRQVLADIHKDFEESFAQSERITLIDFARTYPWYKRFAGALMKIIAPLL; this is translated from the coding sequence ATGAAAAAGTTATGGCGTTTGATTTATAGCCGTACTTTTATCGTTCTTTTACTGATTGTGGTGACGGTTGGGGCTATTTTGTGGACGGTTACTTCCGCCACGGTGCTTGCTCCAGCTCTACTTTCTGTACTACAAATCTTTTCGATTATTGTAGCGATTTCGGTGATTAACCGCCCGATGAATGCCAGCTTTAAATTGACTTGGATTGTCTTTATTATCGGGATTCCCATTTTTGGTGCTCTTTTTTACTTTATTCTACAGTCCAATATTGAAACCAAGCGCTACCGTAAGACTTTTAAACGCCAGAGTTTGCTCCTACGTCAGTATGGACATACCTCGTATAAGGTCTTAAATGCGCTAGCCGAGCAAGATAAAAACCAGTTAAAACTGGCGCATTATATGAATCAATATGTCGGCTATGCTCTTCATTCGAATACCGATGCGACTTATTTCTCATCTGGAGAAGCCAAGTTTGAAGCCTTGTTGGAGGAGTTGCGCAAGGCAGAAAAATACATTTTTATGGAGTATTTTATCGTTGATTTTGGCTACATGTGGGATTCGATTTTGGAAATTTTAAAGGAAAAAGCAGCTCAGGGAGTGGAAGTTCGGTTTATGTATGACGGAACCAATTCTCTGACTCTGTTGCCCTATAATTACTACAAAACCTTGAGAACATATGGTATCAAAGCCAAGGTCTTTTCTCAGATTATCCCTGCCTTGTCAACCGTTCAAAACAATCGAGATCACCGAAAAATTGCAGTGATTGACGGTCAGGTAGCCTTTACAGGTGGAGTCAATATCGCAGATGAATATATCAATCGCAAGGAACGTTTTGGTTACTGGAAAGATGCAGCCATTATGGTTAAGGGAGAAGCAGTTGCCAATTTTACCCTCATGTTCTTGCAGATGTGGAATTTCAATGAAAAAGTACAAAATAATGACTTGAAATACCTAAAAGACCACCATGACCAAGAAAAGTCAGTCATCGATTCAGAAGGTTTCTTCCTACCGTACGGCGAAAGTCCCTTTGACGGAGATGAGGTGGCTAAGCGTGTCTGCCTTGATATGATTCAATCGGCGACCAAGTATATCTATATCATGACCCCCTATCTTGTTTTAGATGATGAAATGATGGACAATTTGACCTATGCAGCCAAGCGTGGGGTAACGGTTCGTCTGTTGCTACCGCACATCTATGATAAGCAGTCAGCCTATCTCGCGTCACGGACAGATTTTCCGACCTATCTGGAAGCGGGCATTGAGATTTATGAATACACACCTGGTTTTGTCCATTCTAAGGTCGTACTTGTTGACGATAAAAAAGCAACGGTTGGTACAGTTAATATGGACTTCCGCAGTTTTTATCTCAATTTTGAATGCGGGCTTTACATCTACAAACACCGTCAAGTCCTAGCAGACATTCACAAGGATTTTGAAGAATCCTTTGCCCAATCAGAGAGGATTACGCTGATAGACTTCGCCCGAACCTACCCATGGTATAAACGCTTTGCAGGGGCTCTCATGAAGATTATCGCACCGCTCTTATAA
- a CDS encoding CPBP family intramembrane glutamic endopeptidase: MFFEKTMSFFAGTLGAFIINILCWQLNQGDFHQHELFYIVANILICALLFYAILKDKIATLRLPSWLELGLAAVVFVGMFLFMALYLPLVHSQSGASSEIHAITATGISLSFFLEASLFGPLREEIFIRGFLQKGVFNHNWWGLLLSSAFFSILHAPLNVAAFVYYAVMGLAYGWAYKKSDNLLIPILLHITWNGLWTLIDLFQ; encoded by the coding sequence ATGTTTTTTGAAAAGACCATGTCATTTTTTGCGGGAACCTTGGGAGCTTTTATTATTAATATCCTTTGTTGGCAGCTCAATCAGGGAGATTTTCACCAACACGAGCTTTTCTATATTGTCGCGAATATATTGATTTGCGCACTTTTATTCTATGCGATTCTAAAGGACAAGATTGCGACATTACGGCTTCCAAGCTGGCTAGAATTGGGGCTGGCAGCAGTCGTTTTTGTAGGGATGTTCCTATTCATGGCCCTCTATCTCCCGCTCGTTCATTCTCAGTCAGGGGCTTCCAGTGAAATTCATGCTATTACAGCAACGGGTATCAGTCTGTCCTTTTTTCTTGAAGCGAGTCTCTTTGGACCACTCCGAGAGGAAATCTTTATACGAGGCTTTTTACAAAAAGGGGTCTTTAACCATAACTGGTGGGGCTTGCTTCTTTCTTCTGCTTTCTTTTCAATACTTCATGCTCCTTTGAATGTCGCCGCTTTCGTCTACTATGCGGTAATGGGGTTGGCCTATGGTTGGGCCTACAAAAAGTCGGATAACCTGCTGATTCCAATTCTGCTGCATATTACTTGGAATGGTCTTTGGACCCTGATCGATTTGTTTCAGTAA